Proteins co-encoded in one Sulfurimonas sp. HSL1-2 genomic window:
- a CDS encoding PhzF family phenazine biosynthesis protein, whose protein sequence is MTLPLYQIDAFAAHIFEGNPAAVCPLDAWLDDETMQHIAAENNLAETAFFVRETQGYRIRWFTPTTEVDLCGHATLASAHVLFEHLGYKGEKLTFDSRSGPLHVTRTDSMLSLDFPAEPPLAVPVPPEIVKAFGKPPVEVLKASDYIVVFPDGEELSALSPDLDALRALDLRGVCITARHDRYDFVSRFFAPNFGIDEDPVTGSAHTQLTPYWAKRLGKKRLFAKQVSPRGGELRCELAGPRVIISGEAVTYLQGKISL, encoded by the coding sequence GTGACACTCCCCCTCTACCAGATCGATGCATTTGCCGCACACATCTTCGAAGGCAACCCCGCCGCCGTCTGTCCGCTGGACGCTTGGCTCGATGACGAAACGATGCAGCATATCGCGGCGGAGAACAACCTCGCCGAAACGGCTTTTTTCGTCCGGGAGACCCAGGGGTACCGTATCCGATGGTTTACGCCGACGACGGAAGTGGATCTCTGCGGACACGCGACGCTCGCCAGCGCACACGTACTTTTTGAACACCTCGGCTACAAAGGGGAGAAGCTCACTTTCGATTCGCGCAGCGGCCCGCTGCATGTCACCCGGACCGATTCGATGCTCTCCCTTGATTTCCCTGCCGAACCGCCCCTCGCCGTTCCCGTACCGCCGGAGATCGTCAAGGCGTTCGGTAAACCGCCGGTCGAAGTCCTCAAAGCCAGCGACTATATCGTCGTCTTTCCCGACGGGGAGGAGCTGAGCGCACTCTCCCCCGATCTCGATGCGCTCCGCGCCCTGGACCTGCGCGGGGTCTGCATTACGGCGCGCCATGACCGCTATGACTTTGTCAGCCGCTTCTTCGCACCCAACTTCGGCATCGACGAGGATCCCGTCACGGGTTCCGCCCATACCCAGCTGACCCCCTACTGGGCCAAACGGCTCGGTAAAAAAAGGCTCTTCGCCAAACAGGTCTCGCCCCGCGGCGGCGAGCTGCGGTGCGAACTGGCCGGTCCCCGGGTTATCATCTCTGGAGAGGCCGTCACCTACCTTCAGGGAAAGATCTCACTATGA